In one window of Cellulophaga sp. HaHa_2_95 DNA:
- a CDS encoding SGNH/GDSL hydrolase family protein — MKKLWIKISSLLLFMTATAQSQDWPDLERFKAKNDSLGLPDEHEQRVVFMGNSITQGWIDYGNPNLFKENTFINRGISGQTTPQMLLRFRQDVINLKPKAVVILGGINDIAGNTGPSTLKMIQNNFVSMVELAHANQIKVIISSVLPANKFAWKPGNNPADSVIEMNTFLKAYATANDCYYLDYYAALVDDEKGMKDIYSEDGVHPTVIGYDIMTPLVLEAINIVLEESN, encoded by the coding sequence ATGAAAAAACTTTGGATTAAGATTTCAAGTTTACTATTATTTATGACTGCTACAGCACAAAGTCAAGACTGGCCCGATTTAGAACGATTCAAAGCAAAAAACGATAGTTTAGGTTTACCTGACGAACATGAACAACGCGTGGTTTTTATGGGGAATTCTATTACACAAGGCTGGATAGACTATGGAAACCCGAATTTATTTAAGGAAAACACTTTCATTAACAGGGGTATCAGCGGACAAACAACGCCGCAGATGTTGCTGCGTTTTAGACAAGATGTCATCAATTTAAAACCCAAAGCTGTTGTAATTTTGGGAGGCATTAATGACATTGCTGGTAATACAGGACCTTCTACATTAAAAATGATTCAAAACAATTTTGTGTCTATGGTAGAGCTAGCCCACGCCAATCAAATCAAAGTTATAATCTCTTCCGTTCTTCCTGCAAATAAGTTTGCATGGAAACCAGGCAACAATCCTGCAGACAGTGTTATTGAAATGAATACCTTTCTTAAAGCTTATGCTACAGCAAACGATTGTTACTACTTAGATTATTATGCTGCATTAGTGGATGATGAAAAAGGAATGAAAGACATCTATTCAGAAGATGGAGTGCACCCTACTGTTATAGGGTATGATATTATGACCCCATTGGTTCTAGAAGCTATAAATATCGTTTTGGAAGAATCTAATTAA
- a CDS encoding glycosyltransferase family 2 protein, producing the protein MQKPLVSIVIPFKNTEDFFSVCLASIHEQTYSNFEVIAVDDSSTDLSKAIGMNMAKKDPRFTILTNDGTGIISALQLAYSKATGTFITRMDADDIMTPNRLEVMVQSLLAHGTNHIAVGKVSYFSETGVNDGYATYEKWLNGLTSRGTNFSEIYKECVIPSPCWMVYTSDFDACGGFNTNTYPEDYDLAFRFYKHKLICIPCKDVLHLWRDYSTRTSRTSDHYAENTFLDLKFDYFQAIELDPQKNIVLWGAGKKGKTIAKKLLASNIDFKWICNNEKKIGKHIYDIEMLESSVLAQQENPQVIITVANHEDQKYIKNQLEHLNLSTYKDYYFFC; encoded by the coding sequence ATGCAAAAGCCATTAGTAAGTATTGTTATCCCTTTTAAAAATACAGAAGACTTTTTTTCAGTGTGTCTAGCTTCTATTCATGAGCAAACTTATTCAAATTTCGAAGTCATTGCTGTAGATGATAGCTCTACTGATCTTAGTAAAGCAATTGGCATGAATATGGCAAAAAAGGATCCGCGTTTTACTATTCTTACTAATGATGGTACTGGAATTATTTCAGCATTACAATTGGCATACAGCAAAGCAACAGGAACATTCATCACACGAATGGATGCTGATGATATTATGACACCTAACAGGTTAGAGGTCATGGTACAATCACTTCTAGCCCATGGTACCAATCACATCGCCGTTGGAAAAGTTTCCTATTTTTCTGAAACAGGTGTGAATGATGGTTATGCCACCTATGAGAAATGGCTGAATGGGTTGACCTCTAGAGGTACAAATTTCAGTGAAATTTACAAGGAATGTGTCATCCCCTCCCCTTGTTGGATGGTATATACCTCTGATTTTGATGCTTGTGGTGGTTTTAATACGAATACGTACCCTGAAGATTATGATTTAGCTTTTCGTTTTTACAAACATAAACTCATCTGTATTCCTTGTAAAGACGTGTTGCATTTATGGCGCGATTATTCTACCAGAACATCTAGAACCAGCGATCATTATGCAGAGAATACTTTTTTAGACCTAAAATTTGATTACTTTCAAGCAATTGAATTAGATCCTCAAAAAAATATTGTATTGTGGGGCGCTGGAAAAAAAGGAAAAACCATTGCCAAAAAGCTACTAGCCAGTAATATAGATTTTAAATGGATTTGTAATAATGAAAAGAAGATAGGGAAACATATTTATGATATAGAAATGCTGGAATCTAGTGTTTTAGCGCAACAAGAAAACCCTCAAGTAATTATTACCGTTGCCAATCATGAGGACCAAAAATATATTAAAAATCAATTAGAACATCTTAATCTAAGCACT
- a CDS encoding PhoX family protein, with amino-acid sequence MKTFKSTFLSALLLSALALNFNSCNPEDGVDGIDGVAGVDGADGADGIDGVDGMDASVYLASSKSPNLFKVTSDFVNLKMSLLLTSEDIIPNSPTFVYGSLADGAGLLDNGDDTFTLINNIEGDYSIARIMLNKNLRPFYGEYILNAEATASTAMCSGTLITNGEHGFGPLYLSGGEWGGASKGVFVVDPAKSADAASTGEMLPALGQWSTENAVPIGKDAYADKTVVFIGDDHADNSVPSGQLGMYVGDRGDLSGGKLYGLKVTTSGVDFEMDMEEGTEYDVEFVELEEKEIDALDAEAKAKGVMGFSRLEDIDWRRGSAANQREIYFCVTGRYSADLVGKGSILGRVYKVVLNENDPTGAAKITCVLDGDIVGGKAEGFHSPDNILVTENYAYIQEDPNGYLDTAVNGYAKLYQYNLATGEIKTVLECDQNRAESLGYGTVSSTWEITGMIDVTDVVNNGENTFLVMTQNHGWEPADGTSFTDPKAISDISSATKEGSMMYMIKGLER; translated from the coding sequence ATGAAAACCTTTAAATCAACTTTTTTAAGTGCCTTATTGCTCTCTGCATTGGCATTAAATTTTAACAGCTGTAACCCAGAAGATGGTGTAGACGGTATAGATGGTGTAGCCGGTGTTGATGGTGCTGACGGTGCAGACGGCATAGATGGTGTAGACGGAATGGATGCTTCAGTGTATTTGGCAAGTTCAAAATCACCAAATTTATTTAAAGTAACCAGTGATTTTGTGAACTTAAAAATGTCTTTATTATTAACATCAGAAGATATTATTCCTAATTCACCCACTTTCGTGTATGGTTCCCTAGCAGATGGTGCTGGATTATTAGATAACGGGGATGATACTTTTACTTTAATCAATAATATAGAAGGTGATTATTCTATCGCGCGTATTATGTTGAATAAAAATTTAAGACCTTTTTATGGGGAATATATTTTAAATGCTGAAGCTACTGCATCAACAGCTATGTGTTCAGGTACTTTAATCACCAATGGAGAACACGGATTTGGACCTTTATATTTATCAGGTGGCGAATGGGGTGGTGCTTCTAAAGGCGTATTTGTTGTAGATCCTGCAAAAAGTGCGGATGCGGCTAGTACAGGAGAAATGTTGCCTGCTTTAGGGCAATGGTCTACCGAAAACGCAGTGCCAATTGGTAAAGATGCGTATGCAGATAAAACAGTAGTATTTATTGGTGATGATCACGCAGATAATAGTGTTCCTTCTGGTCAATTAGGAATGTATGTTGGTGATAGAGGTGATTTAAGTGGCGGAAAATTATACGGTTTAAAAGTTACCACTTCTGGTGTTGATTTTGAAATGGATATGGAAGAAGGTACCGAGTATGATGTTGAATTTGTAGAACTTGAAGAGAAAGAAATTGATGCATTGGATGCGGAAGCAAAAGCAAAAGGTGTCATGGGCTTTTCTAGATTGGAAGATATTGATTGGAGAAGAGGTTCCGCTGCCAACCAAAGAGAAATTTATTTTTGTGTTACAGGTCGTTACAGTGCTGATTTAGTTGGAAAAGGATCTATTTTAGGTCGTGTCTATAAAGTAGTATTAAATGAAAATGACCCGACTGGAGCCGCAAAAATTACTTGTGTTCTAGATGGTGATATTGTTGGAGGTAAAGCAGAAGGTTTTCATTCTCCAGATAACATTTTAGTTACTGAAAATTACGCTTACATTCAAGAAGATCCTAATGGATATTTAGATACAGCAGTAAACGGTTATGCAAAATTATACCAATACAATCTTGCTACAGGAGAAATTAAAACAGTTTTAGAATGTGATCAAAATAGAGCTGAAAGCTTGGGGTATGGTACCGTTTCAAGTACCTGGGAAATTACAGGTATGATTGATGTAACTGATGTTGTGAATAACGGTGAAAACACTTTTTTAGTAATGACTCAAAACCACGGTTGGGAGCCAGCAGACGGTACATCTTTTACAGATCCTAAAGCTATTTCAGATATATCATCGGCAACTAAAGAAGGTTCAATGATGTACATGATTAAAGGTTTAGAAAGATAA